cggtgggggccagataaatggccttagggggccgcatgcagcccgcgggctgtagtttggggacccctggacaaCAGTTTGAAGGTTAGTGGAGGGGAAAGTGATGGGAGGATGatgaagagagtaaagggggtcaaatatacagGAGACTAGATTATATGGGTGGTGagtacacagtgcaatatacagatgatgtattataggatTGTATGCTTTAAActtatgttattaaccaatgtcaaccaataaatttaatttaaaaaaaagattgtggatctgataaaaaaaagttCCTTTAAAGGACAGCccagacctgtggtggagcagtggataaaacatcgacctggaacgctgaggtcgccagttcaaatccctgggtttgcctggtcaaggcacatatgggagttgatgcttcctgctcctcccccccttctccttctctttctctctaaaaataaataaataaaatctaaagaacagCCCAAAACATGTTTTTGTTCATACAACATTAACTTGACAGAGGGCTCTACagtgaaatataaaactaaaaagctggAAGCTActtccctggccaggaagctcagttggttagagtgtcatcctgatacgccaaggttgcgggttagATCTCCAGTcaaaggaacatacaagaatcaatcaacaggcctgacctgcggtggggcagtggataaagtgtttgacctggcaatgctgaggtcaccggtttaaaaccctggcacatatgggagttgatgctttctgctcctccccttctctttctttctctttctctctctaaaaaaactgaataacatttaaaaaaataaaatatatcttaaaaaagaaaagaatcaaccaacataaataagtggaacaacaaatctctgtctaaaatcaataaattagaaaaaaaagttgggaGCTACTGCCAACTAAAGATGattgagaaatgaaaataaaaagcacttagaagataaaaatatgttaactGCAGCAAAAGACTTGatttataaactttttcttttgagCAAGGTACTTGTTTTTCCCATTTTCAGAGataagaaacaagcaaacaagccaaaagaaaagggattttttggttgtttttattatttacataggGCATCTGTGAAAGAGTCAAGAAATCAAAGGAGCTAACTTTACTAGATTCATTGTCTCAATGAAAATGTCCGAGTCTCTTGATCATGAtttcaaccaaccaaccaaccaaccaacctttATGTAAGTGCTGACTGGGATTAAAAGAAGGAATGCTTTTTATTGAATTATCTAGCAACTGCTTTTGAAGGTTGCTAGGACAATCTCCAAATGCCATCAGTGGGACTCTTTCATTGTCATTTTAGAAAACAGAGTGTGTTAACCATACCACCTACCGCTGGAATCAAAATTTAGGAAGTCTGAGAATTCCTGAGCCAATGTCTCATCACTGGCAAAGGCACAGATGCAAGCAAAGAAATGAATGCATCTCTGTGCTGCCTCATCCTTGGAAGCATTCAACTTGTGTGATTTCAGAGTCTGGCAGGAGCAGAAGAAACGGCGCTCAGGCAAGCTTTTGGCACTGATTTTCTGCACAAAAGATGTATGCAAGTACCCCAAACTATGCTTCTGGCTTGCCTTACATTTCACCACCAAAATGTTTTTAGTAATTCTCTGCACAAGGGGACCTGTGGGTTCTGTGGCCAACTGCCAGATGGTTTGCTTGGTTTCCGAGGAGGCCTGCATTGCATTCAGGACTGAGCTCTTCAGAGTCAGAGGGGTGGCCTCTGCCTGGCAGTTTACTGCCAACTTGATATGCTGGCATTGGTTTTCCACAACACTCTGGGTGGCAGCTTTCAGGCAGGAGGGGACATAACACCGTCCAGAGCTCAGCTGAGTGATGATTGTCCCATCTACTGTCTGGATTGTTGTCTCTGAAACACCCAGCTCCACAAAGCATCGGTAATCGGGACCCCGATCTCTTTGCCGCACTGAGTAGACCTGTAGATCAGAGCCTGTTATGATTTTGACAGCTTCCACACTAGGCTGCTTCCGTGCACCATAGCGGAATATGGTTCCACAAGTTTTGTTCTTACAGCTCAGTCCCCGGGTTCCATTGTATGTGCCACATCGGGGACACTTTCTGATTCCCCTCAATGTGGCCTTCCCCAAATCAGATAAGAAAGCTGGGACTTTAGTCCTCAGAGAGTTTGGTTCCATTTTTCACAAGTCCCTAGAAAAGACAATAAGCCCATCAGcatgagtacacacacacacacaaacacaccagaGTTAAAATCACTTATGATATTTAGTGCAGAAACTGAAACATGAAGAAGCTA
The Saccopteryx bilineata isolate mSacBil1 chromosome 3, mSacBil1_pri_phased_curated, whole genome shotgun sequence DNA segment above includes these coding regions:
- the C3H2orf42 gene encoding uncharacterized protein C2orf42 homolog isoform X2, translated to MEPNSLRTKVPAFLSDLGKATLRGIRKCPRCGTYNGTRGLSCKNKTCGTIFRYGARKQPSVEAVKIITGSDLQVYSVRQRDRGPDYRCFVELGVSETTIQTVDGTIITQLSSGRCYVPSCLKAATQSVVENQCQHIKLAVNCQAEATPLTLKSSVLNAMQASSETKQTIWQLATEPTGPLVQRITKNILVVKCKASQKHSLGYLHTSFVQKISAKSLPERRFFCSCQTLKSHKLNASKDEAAQRCIHFFACICAFASDETLAQEFSDFLNFDSSGLKEIIVPQLGCHSESTVSACESTPSKTKKRKKDELSGIQMNSSLLPQESVSSNLRKSGLKKPVVASSLKRQACGQVLDEAQVTLSFQDWLASVTERIHQTMHYQFDGKPEPLVFHIPQSFFDALQQRISIGSTKKRLPNSTTAFVRKDALPLGTFSKYTWHITNILQVKQILDTPEATLPQIKRSQPLSSSSGSQISFLNLRLVSCGSSLSMVTTGTGMWQSTKTSAPPLASPWNWPL